One Streptomyces sp. NBC_01217 genomic region harbors:
- a CDS encoding magnesium and cobalt transport protein CorA, whose product MSMIRDLRAAVRPSLRKSNALHNIYDATRDPSASSAVVDCAVYRDGRRVESSSCRTPHEAMLEVREEGGFAWIGLHEPTEAEFAGIAREFGLHPLAVEDAVHAHQRPKLERYDDTLFTVFKTIHYVEHAELTATSEVVETGEVMCFTGRDFVITVRHGGHGSLRALRHRLQDDPELLAKGPSAVLHSIADHVVDGYIAVAGAVQDDIDEVEIEVFSTPAKSSPRGSDAGRIYQLKREVLEFKRAVSPLLRPMQLLSERPMRLIDPDIQKYFRDVADHLARVHEEVIGFDELLNSILQANLAQATVAQNEDMRKITSWAAIIAVPTMICGVYGMNFEHMPELGWKYGYPMVLGVIGVVCFSIHRTLKRNGWL is encoded by the coding sequence ATGTCGATGATCCGCGACCTGCGCGCAGCCGTGCGCCCGTCCCTGCGCAAGAGCAACGCCCTGCACAACATCTACGACGCCACCCGCGACCCGTCCGCCTCCAGCGCGGTCGTCGACTGCGCGGTCTACCGCGACGGACGGCGCGTGGAGAGCAGCAGCTGCCGCACGCCGCACGAGGCGATGCTCGAAGTCCGCGAGGAGGGCGGCTTCGCCTGGATCGGTCTGCACGAGCCGACCGAGGCGGAATTCGCCGGTATCGCCCGGGAGTTCGGCCTCCACCCGCTCGCCGTCGAGGACGCCGTCCACGCCCACCAGCGGCCGAAGCTGGAGCGTTACGACGACACCCTGTTCACCGTCTTCAAGACCATCCACTACGTCGAGCACGCCGAGCTGACCGCGACCAGCGAGGTCGTGGAGACCGGCGAGGTGATGTGCTTCACCGGCCGGGACTTCGTCATCACCGTCCGGCACGGCGGGCACGGCTCGCTGCGCGCGCTGCGGCACCGGCTGCAGGACGACCCCGAACTGCTCGCCAAGGGCCCCTCCGCGGTCCTGCACTCCATCGCCGACCATGTCGTCGACGGGTACATCGCGGTGGCGGGCGCCGTCCAGGACGACATCGACGAGGTGGAGATCGAGGTCTTCTCCACCCCCGCGAAGAGCAGCCCGCGCGGCTCGGACGCGGGCCGGATCTACCAGCTCAAGCGTGAGGTCCTGGAGTTCAAGCGGGCCGTGTCGCCGCTGCTGCGGCCGATGCAGCTGCTCAGCGAGCGGCCGATGCGGCTGATCGACCCCGACATCCAGAAGTACTTCCGGGACGTCGCCGACCACCTGGCGCGGGTGCACGAGGAGGTCATCGGCTTCGACGAGCTGCTGAACTCGATCCTTCAGGCCAATCTGGCGCAGGCGACCGTCGCGCAGAACGAGGACATGCGCAAGATCACGTCCTGGGCGGCCATCATCGCCGTACCGACGATGATCTGCGGCGTCTACGGCATGAACTTCGAGCACATGCCCGAGCTGGGCTGGAAGTACGGCTACCCGATGGTGCTGGGCGTCATCGGGGTGGTCTGTTTCTCCATCCACCGCACACTCAAGCGCAACGGCTGGCTCTAA
- a CDS encoding magnesium transporter MgtE N-terminal domain-containing protein produces the protein MAAGAPRIFVSHLAGVPVFDPNGDQVGRVRDLVAMLRVGGRPPRLLGLVVEVLSRRRIFLPMTRVTGIESGQVITTGVLNMRRFEQRPTERLVLGEFLDRRVSLVETGEEVTVLDVSIQQLPARRDWEIDKYFVRKGKGGALRRKGETLTVEWSAISGFSLEEGGQGAESLVATFERLRPTDVANALHHLSPKRRAEVAAALDDDRLADVLEELPEDDQVEIIGKLQEERAADVLEAMDPDDAADLLSELPEEDKERLLTLMRPDEAADVRRLMSYEERTAGGLMTTEPIILRPDATVADALARVRQADLSPALAAQVYVCRSPDETPTGKYLGTVHFQRLLRDPPYALVSSIVDSDLVPLTPQTPLPAVTSYLAAYNLVSVPVVDESGSLLGAVTVDDVLDHLLPEDWRETDFHGEEEVARGR, from the coding sequence ATGGCGGCAGGCGCCCCCCGGATCTTCGTCTCGCACCTCGCCGGCGTCCCGGTCTTCGACCCCAACGGCGATCAGGTGGGCCGCGTCCGCGACCTGGTCGCGATGCTGCGGGTCGGCGGACGGCCGCCCCGGCTGCTCGGACTGGTCGTCGAGGTGCTCAGCCGGCGCCGGATCTTCCTCCCGATGACCCGGGTGACCGGGATCGAGTCCGGTCAGGTCATCACGACCGGTGTGCTCAACATGCGGCGCTTCGAACAGCGGCCCACCGAACGCCTGGTGCTCGGCGAGTTCCTCGACCGCCGGGTCAGCCTCGTGGAGACCGGCGAGGAGGTCACCGTCCTCGACGTCTCCATCCAGCAGCTCCCGGCCCGCCGCGACTGGGAGATCGACAAGTACTTCGTACGCAAGGGCAAGGGCGGGGCGCTGCGGCGCAAGGGCGAGACCCTGACGGTCGAATGGTCGGCGATCAGCGGGTTCTCGCTGGAGGAGGGCGGGCAGGGCGCCGAGTCCCTGGTCGCCACCTTCGAGCGGCTGCGCCCGACCGATGTGGCCAACGCGCTGCACCATCTGTCGCCGAAGCGGCGGGCCGAGGTCGCCGCCGCGCTCGACGACGACCGGCTCGCCGACGTCCTGGAGGAGCTGCCCGAGGACGACCAGGTGGAGATCATCGGCAAGCTCCAGGAGGAGCGCGCCGCCGATGTCCTGGAGGCCATGGACCCGGACGACGCGGCCGACCTGCTGTCCGAACTCCCCGAGGAGGACAAGGAGCGGCTGCTGACCCTGATGCGGCCGGACGAGGCGGCTGATGTGCGGCGCCTGATGTCGTACGAGGAGCGGACCGCGGGCGGGCTGATGACCACCGAGCCGATCATTCTGCGGCCGGACGCGACGGTCGCCGACGCGCTCGCACGGGTCCGGCAGGCGGACCTGTCCCCGGCGCTCGCCGCCCAGGTCTACGTGTGCCGCTCGCCGGACGAGACACCGACCGGCAAGTACCTGGGCACCGTGCACTTCCAGCGACTGCTGCGGGATCCGCCGTACGCCCTGGTCAGCTCGATCGTCGACAGCGATCTCGTCCCTCTCACGCCGCAGACCCCGCTGCCGGCCGTGACGAGCTATCTGGCCGCGTACAACCTCGTCTCGGTGCCGGTCGTGGACGAGAGCGGATCGCTGCTCGGCGCGGTGACCGTCGACGACGTACTCGACCACCTGCTGCCCGAGGACTGGCGGGAGACCGACTTCCACGGTGAGGAGGAGGTCGCCCGTGGCCGGTGA
- a CDS encoding DUF1003 domain-containing protein, with translation MAGEDRAKGAPAGASGIARPPRYRLDQPKDPRRRLLPDYDPEAFGRFSERIARFLGTGRFIVWMTLVIIVWVLWNIFAPSDWQFDQYPFIFLTLMLSLQASYAAPLILLAQNRQDDRDRVTHEQDRKQNERSIADTEYLTREIASLRMGLGEVATRDWIRDELEDLVKDLDDRRALFPAESDEDR, from the coding sequence GTGGCCGGTGAGGACCGAGCGAAGGGGGCGCCCGCGGGTGCCTCGGGCATCGCGCGCCCGCCCCGGTACCGGCTGGACCAGCCGAAGGACCCGCGACGGCGGCTGCTGCCGGACTACGATCCCGAGGCGTTCGGCCGGTTCTCCGAGCGGATCGCCCGTTTCCTGGGCACCGGACGCTTCATCGTCTGGATGACGCTGGTCATCATCGTCTGGGTGCTGTGGAACATCTTCGCGCCCTCGGACTGGCAGTTCGACCAGTACCCGTTCATCTTCCTGACGCTGATGCTGTCGCTCCAGGCCTCGTACGCGGCCCCGCTGATCCTGCTCGCGCAGAACCGGCAGGACGACCGCGACCGGGTCACCCACGAGCAGGACCGCAAGCAGAACGAGCGCTCCATCGCGGACACCGAGTACCTCACGCGGGAGATCGCATCGCTGCGGATGGGGCTCGGCGAGGTCGCCACCCGCGACTGGATCCGCGACGAACTGGAGGACCTCGTCAAGGACCTGGACGACCGGCGCGCCCTGTTTCCGGCCGAGAGTGACGAAGACCGCTGA
- a CDS encoding suppressor of fused domain protein has protein sequence MGEILALVEARLLTALGEPDARAAVTFLGTDRIEVLRFVDGDVVRYATLGMSAQPMADPTAALADPVKGPRAELVLSVRAGLTGTDKVLRPLAVLAATPQVEGLVVAPGASLDVGEPLWPGAPFSSVLVAESGGLVEDLELDEPMEPVRFLPLLPMTHNEAAWKRIRGAQELQERWLSHGTDLRDPLRGSVTLD, from the coding sequence ATGGGAGAAATTCTTGCTCTGGTCGAGGCCCGGCTGCTGACAGCCCTCGGTGAACCGGACGCACGCGCCGCAGTGACGTTTCTCGGTACGGACCGCATCGAGGTGCTCCGCTTCGTCGACGGCGACGTGGTGCGCTACGCCACGCTCGGCATGTCCGCACAGCCGATGGCCGATCCGACGGCGGCCCTCGCGGACCCGGTGAAGGGTCCGCGCGCCGAGCTGGTGCTCTCGGTGCGCGCCGGACTCACCGGCACCGACAAGGTGCTGCGCCCGCTGGCCGTACTGGCCGCGACCCCGCAGGTCGAGGGGTTGGTCGTGGCGCCCGGCGCCTCGCTGGACGTCGGTGAACCGCTGTGGCCCGGGGCGCCGTTCAGCTCCGTACTGGTCGCCGAGTCGGGCGGTCTGGTCGAGGACCTCGAACTGGACGAGCCCATGGAGCCGGTGCGGTTCCTGCCTCTGCTGCCGATGACGCACAACGAGGCCGCGTGGAAGCGGATCCGGGGCGCGCAGGAGCTCCAGGAGCGGTGGCTCTCGCACGGTACGGATCTGCGTGATCCGCTGCGCGGCTCCGTGACGCTGGACTGA
- a CDS encoding Mrp/NBP35 family ATP-binding protein, producing MATEDAVLEALATVNDPEIHRPITELGMVKSVEIDADGVVAVTVYLTVSGCPMRETITKNVTDAVARVEGVSRVDVTLDVMSDEQRKELTSSLRGGTAEREVPFAKPGSLTRVYAVASGKGGVGKSSVTVNLAAAMAADGLKVGVVDADIYGHSVPRMLGADGKPTQVENMIMPPSAHGVKVISIGMFTPGNAPVVWRGPMLHRALQQFLADVYWGDLDVLLLDLPPGTGDIAISVAQLVPNAEILVVTTPQQAAAEVAERAGSIAVQTHQKIVGVVENMSGLPCPHCDEMVDVFGTGGGQKVAEGLTKTVGAEVPVLGSIPIDVRLREGGDEGKPVVLSDPDSPAGKALRTIADKLGGRQRGLSGMSLGITPRNKF from the coding sequence ATGGCTACGGAAGACGCGGTGCTTGAGGCACTGGCGACAGTGAACGACCCGGAGATCCACCGTCCGATCACCGAACTCGGCATGGTGAAGTCGGTCGAGATCGACGCTGACGGTGTGGTCGCTGTCACGGTCTATCTCACGGTCTCAGGCTGTCCGATGCGCGAGACGATCACCAAGAACGTTACCGACGCGGTCGCCCGTGTCGAGGGCGTCTCGCGGGTCGACGTCACGCTCGATGTGATGAGCGACGAACAGCGCAAGGAACTCACGTCCTCGCTGCGCGGCGGCACGGCGGAGCGCGAGGTGCCGTTCGCCAAGCCCGGCTCGCTGACCCGGGTCTACGCGGTCGCGTCCGGCAAGGGCGGTGTCGGCAAGTCCTCGGTCACGGTGAACCTGGCGGCCGCGATGGCGGCCGACGGCCTCAAGGTCGGTGTCGTGGACGCGGACATCTACGGGCACAGCGTGCCGCGGATGCTCGGCGCGGACGGCAAGCCGACCCAGGTCGAGAACATGATCATGCCGCCGTCGGCGCACGGCGTGAAGGTGATCTCCATCGGCATGTTCACCCCGGGCAACGCCCCGGTGGTGTGGCGCGGGCCGATGCTGCACCGCGCGCTCCAGCAGTTCCTCGCCGATGTGTACTGGGGCGACCTGGACGTCCTGCTGCTCGACCTGCCGCCGGGCACCGGTGACATCGCGATCTCGGTGGCGCAGCTCGTGCCGAACGCGGAGATCCTGGTCGTCACGACCCCGCAGCAGGCGGCGGCCGAGGTCGCCGAGCGGGCCGGTTCGATCGCCGTGCAGACCCACCAGAAGATCGTCGGCGTCGTCGAGAACATGTCGGGCCTGCCGTGTCCGCACTGCGACGAGATGGTCGACGTGTTCGGTACCGGCGGCGGCCAGAAGGTCGCCGAGGGGCTGACGAAGACGGTCGGCGCGGAGGTGCCGGTGCTCGGCTCCATCCCGATCGACGTACGGCTGCGCGAGGGTGGCGACGAGGGCAAGCCGGTCGTCCTGTCCGACCCCGACTCCCCGGCCGGCAAGGCGCTGCGCACCATCGCGGACAAGCTGGGGGGCCGTCAGCGCGGCCTGTCCGGCATGTCGCTGGGCATCACCCCGCGCAACAAGTTCTGA